In Musa acuminata AAA Group cultivar baxijiao chromosome BXJ2-10, Cavendish_Baxijiao_AAA, whole genome shotgun sequence, a genomic segment contains:
- the LOC135625997 gene encoding agamous-like MADS-box protein AGL80, with amino-acid sequence MARKKVKLAWIANDSTRRVTFKKRRRGLIKKVSELATLCDVKACLILYGAQEQHPSVWPSFHEAARVLNEFRSMPEMEQCKKMMNQEGFLFQRIAKLQEQLRKQERENRELETSLLMYEGLAGRSLHDVGIEDATSLAWMVEMKTQLVYDRMEHIRKEHLASREVEPKMHVPQTVAMEKTPMQVAMEELQRQSWFVEVGCTSDQKVKFGSGDEVLPPYNAHCSPWLDPYFPLN; translated from the coding sequence ATGGCTCGGAAGAAGGTAAAACTTGCATGGATTGCCAATGACTCCACGAGGAGGGTCACCttcaagaagaggaggaggggttTGATAAAGAAGGTCAGCGAGCTCGCCACGCTCTGCGACGTCAAGGCGTGCTTGATCTTGTACGGGGCGCAGGAGCAGCACCCCTCGGTGTGGCCCTCCTTCCATGAGGCCGCACGCGTGCTCAATGAATTCAGGAGCATGCCGGAGATGGAGCAGTGCAAGAAGATGATGAACCAGGAAGGGTTCCTGTTCCAACGCATCGCCAAGCTGCAGGAGCAGCTCCGCAAGCAAGAACGCGAGAATCGCGAGCTCGAGACGTCGCTGCTCATGTACGAGGGACTCGCCGGGAGGAGCCTGCACGATGTTGGCATCGAGGACGCGACAAGCCTCGCGTGGATGGTGGAAATGAAGACGCAGCTCGTGTACGATAGGATGGAGCATATTAGGAAGGAGCACTTGGCCTCCCGGGAAGTTGAGCCGAAGATGCACGTCCCACAAACGGTGGCGATGGAGAAGACTCCGATGCAGGTGGCGATGGAGGAACTTCAAAGGCAGAGCTGGTTCGTGGAAGTTGGGTGCACAAGTGATCAGAAAGTGAAGTTCGGCAGCGGGGACGAAGTGCTGCCACCCTACAACGCCCACTGCAGCCCGTGGCTTGATCCTTACTTCCCTTTGAATTAA